Proteins encoded within one genomic window of Cyprinus carpio isolate SPL01 chromosome B22, ASM1834038v1, whole genome shotgun sequence:
- the LOC122141648 gene encoding CD276 antigen homolog, which produces MWSLGQLAIQSGGGSQTFCRQSEGPAKYSQVYFLPVFLFINGVSLQQTVVGFIGGSAVLPCSSKDLPHTIQSIGVYWRHSGQNVYGIIYGKVSVKGQHPEYRNRTESFPEEYLRGNFSIKLNNLQHTDAGEYKCYIIKESFVQIVKLLIKGE; this is translated from the exons atgtGGTCTCTTGGGCAGTTAGCCATTCAAAGCGGCGgaggttcccagaccttctgccgtcagtctgaaggtccgGCTAA GTATTCACAGGTGTATTTTCTACCTGTGTTTCTGTTCATAAATGGAG TGTCTCTTCAGCAGACTGTTGTGGGTTTTATTGGAGGCTCTGCTGTTTTACCTTGTTCTTCTAAAGATCTTCCGCATACAATTCAAAGCATAGGTGTGTATTGGAGACACAGCGGCCAGAATGTGTATGGCATTATTTATGGTAAAGTCTCTGTAAAAGGACAGCATCCAGAGTACAGGAACAGAACTGAAAGCTTCCCCGAGGAGTATCTGAGAGGAAACTTCTCCATCAAACTCAACAATCTTCAACACACTGATGCAGGAGAATACAAGTGTTACATCATCAAGGAATCATTTGTCCAAATTGTTAAGCTTTTGATTAAAGGTGAGTAA